GGCCGCCACGATTCACCCACCCGTTCGCCACCGGTCCCTGTGTATCTGCGCTCAAGAGTCTAGACATCCTTTGAGGAAAGGTTCCTCCGCACATGAATTCGAGACAACCGCAGACCAAGACCCGTCAATTTCGAACGCTGCTCCAGTCTGAGCAGTTGGAGTTCATTTGCGAAGCGCACAATGGTTTGAGCGCAAAAATTGTGGAGGAAGCAGGCTTTGCCGGAATCTGGGCGAGCGGGCTTTCCATTTCGGCCCAGTTTGGTGTGCGCGACAACAATGAAGCCAGTTGGACGCAGGTACTGGAAGATTTGGAGTTCATGTCCGACGCGACGAAAGTGCCGATTCTCCTGGACGGAGATACGGGGTACGGCAATTTCAACAACATGCAGCGGCTCATCCGGAAACTGGAGCAGCGCAACATTGCCGCAGTGTGCATTGAAGACAAGCTGTTTCCCAAGACCAATAGCTTCCTGAAAGGCGATGCGCAGCCGATGGCTGACATGCAGGAGTTTTGCGGCAAGATCAAGGCCGGCAAGGATGCACAAGCCGATCCGGATTTTTGCATCATCGCGCGAGTCGAGGCATTCATCTGCGGGTGGGGGTTGGCTGAAGCGTTGCGGCGTGCTGAAGCCTACCACCAGGCCGGTGCCGACGGCATTCTCATCCATAGCGCACTCTCCGTCCCCGACGAGATCCTTGCGTTTAAGCGGGAGTGGGGCCATCGCTGCCCAGTCGTCATCGTGCCTACGAAGTACTATTCCACGCCCACGGACGTCTTTCGCCAACATGGTTTTTCCATGGTGATTTGGGCCAATCACATGCTGCGCGCTGCGGTTTCGACTATGCAAAAAACCGCACGAGCACTCAAGCAGAGCGAGAATTTGTTGTCCATCGAAGATAAGGTGGCCCCGGTTTCCGAAATTTTCCGTCTGCAGAATGCCGCGGAGCTGTTGGAGGCCGAGGAACGCTATCTGCCGCGGGGCGCTGAGGGTACATCAGCGGTGGTGCTTGCGGCCTCAAGGGGAGAAGAGTTGGGGAAATTGACGGAGGATCAGCCCAAGACGATGGTGAAAATTCAGGGAGCGCCGATTCTGTCGCATATCGTCGATGCGTACAATGCCGTCGGGATCAAAGACATTCTGGTGGTGCGCGGATACAAGAAAGACGCCGTGAGTCTTCCGAATTTGACCTACGTCGACAATACTGAGTTTTCAGAGACCGGGGAGTTGGCCTCGTTGTCGCTGGCGCTTCAATCGAGGAAGGGGCATTTCCAGCCGACCATCATTTCCTATGGTGATGTGTTGTTCAATAAGTATATCCCGCAGGCCTTGTGCCAGGAGCAGGATGACTGTGTGATCTTCGTCGACAGCAATTGGCAGGATCAAACCAGCTATGCGCGTTTGGGCGGATTTGCTGAATGTACCTTGCCGAATTCGCGCAAGGCGTTCAATGCGAAGGTCTATCTCAAGCAGCTGGGGAGTGAGGTTGCGCCCAACTCAATCCATGGCGTGTGGATGGGATTTCTCAAACTGTCTCCCGGCGCGGCCGCTCAGGTTGATACGCTTCTTGTGGAACTACTTGCCCAGCCGGGCAATCGGAAGGCTGGTATTCCATATTTGCTTCAAACGTTACTCAGGCGAGATTATCCGATTCGGGTGTTGTATACCGTCGGACACTGGCTGGATGTCAACAGCCTTGACGATGTGGTTCAAGCCGGTAACTTCTGAGGTCTGCCTGCCTTGGGCAGGAGGTGATTGTGCTTGAATAAAGTCAGCCGCGGATTCCCCAGTGCTCATTTTCACGCTCTTCGTGCGTTCAATTGTTGGAGATCATAGGGCATGATTGACCCGCAAACATTTATCAACTGCCTGCAGGAAAACAATGTCGACTTCTTTGCCGGAGTGCCGGATTCACTATTGAAAGAATTCTGTGCGTGCCTGGAACATGTAGCTCCATCCGGACAGCACGTCATCACCGCTAATGAAGGAGGCGCCGTTGCCCTCGCGCTTGGCTACCACCTCGCGACGGGAAAAACTCCACTCGTGTATTTGCAGAATTCAGGGTTGGGAAACATTATCAATCCCTTGTTGTCGTTGGCCGACGCCGAAGTCTATTCTGTGCCCATGCTACTCGTCATCGGTTGGCGAGGCGAACCGGGCGTTCATGATGAGCCTCAACATAAGAAGCAAGGACGTGTGATGCTCTCCATGCTTCAGGCCATGGAAGTACCGTATTTCATCTTAGGGCCGGAACTGGAAGCCTCGAATGCCGCGCTTGCAGAAGCTCTGGTCACCGTTCGGAGGACGAGTGCGCCGGTTGCGCTCGTAATCAAGAAGGGTACATTTCAGCCATTTTCTACTCCTGGACTAGCCAAGGCGGATTTTGAACTTTCTCGGGAAGCGGCCATTCATCAGGTGCTTGAGGAGTTGGA
This window of the Nitrospira sp. genome carries:
- the aepY gene encoding phosphonopyruvate decarboxylase; this encodes MIDPQTFINCLQENNVDFFAGVPDSLLKEFCACLEHVAPSGQHVITANEGGAVALALGYHLATGKTPLVYLQNSGLGNIINPLLSLADAEVYSVPMLLVIGWRGEPGVHDEPQHKKQGRVMLSMLQAMEVPYFILGPELEASNAALAEALVTVRRTSAPVALVIKKGTFQPFSTPGLAKADFELSREAAIHQVLEELDTRDIVVATTGMASREVYEYRVRKEQGHQCDFLTVGGMGHAAHIALGLALQKPDRSVYCLDGDGALLMHMGGLAIAGVLKPRNLKHIVLNNGAHDSVGGQPTVGFAVDLLHIARAASYEQAFRAQTCSELKTSMRELKHSGGPSLLEIRVRRGSRKDLGRPTSTPVQNKHSFMEFLAN
- the aepX gene encoding phosphoenolpyruvate mutase, which translates into the protein MNSRQPQTKTRQFRTLLQSEQLEFICEAHNGLSAKIVEEAGFAGIWASGLSISAQFGVRDNNEASWTQVLEDLEFMSDATKVPILLDGDTGYGNFNNMQRLIRKLEQRNIAAVCIEDKLFPKTNSFLKGDAQPMADMQEFCGKIKAGKDAQADPDFCIIARVEAFICGWGLAEALRRAEAYHQAGADGILIHSALSVPDEILAFKREWGHRCPVVIVPTKYYSTPTDVFRQHGFSMVIWANHMLRAAVSTMQKTARALKQSENLLSIEDKVAPVSEIFRLQNAAELLEAEERYLPRGAEGTSAVVLAASRGEELGKLTEDQPKTMVKIQGAPILSHIVDAYNAVGIKDILVVRGYKKDAVSLPNLTYVDNTEFSETGELASLSLALQSRKGHFQPTIISYGDVLFNKYIPQALCQEQDDCVIFVDSNWQDQTSYARLGGFAECTLPNSRKAFNAKVYLKQLGSEVAPNSIHGVWMGFLKLSPGAAAQVDTLLVELLAQPGNRKAGIPYLLQTLLRRDYPIRVLYTVGHWLDVNSLDDVVQAGNF